In Desulfovibrio sp. 86, the following proteins share a genomic window:
- the trpA gene encoding tryptophan synthase subunit alpha, giving the protein MNLLEEKIRKATAAGRPALIPFLTAGFPNQTDFWPTLMELDENGADIIEIGVPFSDPVADGPVVEEASRRALSDGVNLRGILMDLIQRKGLIQAGVVLMGYLNPFLQYGYEKLAHDAARGGVHGFIVPDLPHEEAEPLRNALKKEGIALIPLVGPNTSAERMALYAAEGEGYVYVVSVMGITGERGNVAPKVAETMRRARSVFKLPLALGFGLREPAQLEDLPDDARPDAVVFGSALLKHLDEGKSAEEFMARWK; this is encoded by the coding sequence ATGAACCTGCTTGAAGAAAAAATTCGTAAGGCCACTGCCGCAGGGCGTCCGGCTCTGATCCCTTTTCTTACCGCCGGTTTCCCCAATCAGACGGACTTTTGGCCCACGCTGATGGAACTGGACGAAAACGGCGCGGACATCATTGAAATTGGCGTGCCTTTTTCCGACCCGGTGGCTGACGGCCCCGTGGTTGAAGAAGCCTCACGCCGCGCCCTGAGCGACGGCGTAAACCTGCGCGGCATCCTGATGGATCTCATACAGCGCAAGGGCCTCATTCAAGCTGGCGTGGTGCTGATGGGCTATCTTAATCCCTTCTTGCAGTACGGCTATGAAAAGCTGGCGCATGACGCGGCCAGGGGAGGCGTTCACGGATTCATCGTGCCGGATCTGCCCCACGAGGAGGCAGAGCCGCTGCGCAACGCCCTGAAAAAAGAGGGCATAGCGCTTATCCCCCTGGTTGGCCCCAACACCAGCGCCGAACGCATGGCCCTGTATGCGGCCGAAGGCGAGGGCTATGTCTATGTGGTCTCGGTTATGGGCATTACCGGCGAGCGCGGCAATGTGGCCCCAAAGGTTGCGGAAACCATGCGCCGGGCGCGCTCTGTCTTCAAACTGCCTCTTGCCCTGGGCTTCGGCCTGCGTGAACCGGCGCAGCTGGAAGATTTGCCAGACGACGCCCGGCCCGATGCCGTGGTTTTTGGCAGCGCCTTGCTCAAACACCTTGACGAAGGCAAGAGCGCCGAAGAGTTCATGGCCCGCTGGAAGTAA